A DNA window from Niabella yanshanensis contains the following coding sequences:
- a CDS encoding SusC/RagA family TonB-linked outer membrane protein — protein sequence MYFKHILKFACLLIAIVLLQTQAMAQTKTVVGTVVSDSASTPLAGVTISIKGGRQSTSTDKTGNFSLKIPDGKVILEWSYIGYENGEDLVPESGAMNITMKKLDLSMDEIVVVGYGTQKRSKLTGAVATVKSEDIVDLPVQNIAAALRGRVAGLGVSSASGRPGASITLNVRGASSSEGVGGASAEPLYVIDNMIVGKSTFDNLDPSMIEDISILKDASAAIYGASGAKGVILVTTKKGKPGPPRLSYSGFVGIEDAVRKATMLSAYDHAKLLNETYRIKGVKEEDHFSDEDLEYLKNNQYESWFDQIWQPALMQRHSLNLSGGSDKMTFFVGGGYQNQNANYAGQKSDKYNFRGGLTAKLISNLRMEVNFNIDNNVRYSRNGWSENDQNFLETLIQVPRWTPIQFGDKYVNYIGGATANFNPFALDNSGMYNESKNKSYGLNAGLVYAPEKGPLKGLNIRFQASTTASSGKSEEYRPEYLQYNFARWGNNNLFYRDSIIGNPVIVNGGDNARLSQGKSESSNYRVFLNISYARTIGAHDFSIMVGGEQSENSGSGMGYYYSGQQIPEQNYYWAFNPIPTVNTPSASLGGKRSFFGNFNYTYAGKYTLEGTARLDASSNFAVENIWGFFPRLGAGWVVSQETFFKDHAPSFISYLKLRANIGLTGDDRVGATYWRERYKINVGSYLYNNTSMAGLRPDVYPNPDITWERNRTFNFGVDLSLFNNKLNLGFETFQTKNFEVFDKGNDQNFPMYAGFAAPVVNYRTIYRWGTEFSIGYNANLAKDLRFRASTNFGFGRSILAKMFYNRFQLWEDPYTEDWGNLAQFGTDPTIYNGGNYGMIVEGMFRSQQEVDEFMSAHPGYTMFGAIPEAGWLKYKDIDGNGIVTDRDLTLMFKKGTDPALSTGLQLGLTYKSFDWRVNIGARIGGKVFYDTKARRSIATPTKNIANFWNDTWSVENPDAQFPRFDDPGISMESDFWAVDGTTIRVNDMTLSYAAPKQVVNRVGLSSARFLISANNLWLIKNPLKYKDPENSYIYDYPTLRTISVGLNLGL from the coding sequence ATGTATTTCAAGCACATTTTAAAATTTGCGTGCCTGTTAATAGCTATTGTATTGCTACAAACGCAGGCTATGGCGCAAACCAAAACAGTTGTTGGCACCGTGGTGTCAGACTCGGCAAGTACGCCTCTTGCTGGGGTAACTATTAGCATAAAAGGAGGGCGGCAATCCACATCCACCGATAAAACGGGTAACTTTTCTCTAAAAATTCCTGATGGAAAAGTTATACTCGAGTGGTCGTATATAGGTTATGAAAATGGGGAAGACCTGGTACCTGAGTCGGGAGCCATGAACATTACTATGAAAAAGCTGGATTTGAGCATGGATGAAATAGTGGTGGTGGGCTACGGAACGCAGAAACGTTCGAAACTAACCGGCGCCGTGGCCACTGTAAAATCTGAGGACATTGTAGATCTTCCCGTGCAAAATATAGCAGCTGCCTTACGCGGTCGTGTTGCCGGGTTAGGTGTGAGTTCTGCTTCAGGCCGTCCGGGCGCCAGTATTACCTTAAATGTAAGAGGCGCCAGTTCTTCAGAGGGCGTAGGAGGAGCCTCTGCCGAGCCACTGTATGTTATCGACAATATGATCGTAGGTAAATCCACTTTTGATAACCTCGATCCTTCTATGATCGAAGATATCAGCATTTTGAAAGACGCGTCGGCAGCCATCTATGGGGCTTCAGGAGCCAAGGGCGTTATCTTAGTCACTACTAAAAAAGGAAAACCAGGCCCCCCTCGCTTAAGCTACAGTGGTTTTGTTGGCATTGAGGATGCTGTAAGAAAAGCTACCATGCTGTCGGCGTATGACCATGCTAAGTTATTAAACGAAACTTACCGCATCAAAGGGGTGAAAGAAGAAGATCACTTTTCTGATGAAGACCTGGAGTACCTCAAAAATAATCAATATGAGAGCTGGTTTGACCAGATTTGGCAACCAGCGCTAATGCAACGCCATAGCCTGAATCTTTCAGGTGGTAGTGATAAAATGACTTTTTTTGTGGGAGGGGGCTACCAGAACCAGAATGCCAACTATGCCGGCCAAAAGTCTGATAAGTATAATTTTCGTGGAGGATTAACCGCTAAACTCATCAGTAACCTGAGAATGGAGGTTAATTTCAACATTGATAATAATGTTCGGTATAGTAGAAACGGCTGGAGCGAAAATGACCAAAACTTTTTAGAAACGTTAATACAGGTGCCACGCTGGACGCCTATTCAATTTGGCGATAAATACGTGAATTATATAGGAGGAGCAACTGCGAATTTTAATCCTTTTGCATTGGATAATTCCGGCATGTACAATGAGAGCAAAAATAAGAGCTACGGTTTAAATGCAGGACTGGTATATGCGCCTGAAAAAGGACCATTGAAAGGATTAAATATTCGATTCCAGGCATCTACAACTGCCAGCTCTGGAAAATCGGAAGAGTACAGGCCTGAGTATCTCCAGTACAATTTTGCGAGGTGGGGAAATAATAACCTTTTTTACCGGGACTCAATTATCGGAAATCCAGTTATAGTTAACGGTGGTGATAATGCTCGCTTAAGCCAGGGAAAAAGCGAAAGTAGTAACTACAGGGTTTTCTTAAATATTAGTTATGCCCGAACCATTGGTGCGCATGATTTCAGTATTATGGTGGGCGGTGAACAAAGTGAGAACAGTGGGTCTGGCATGGGGTATTATTATTCCGGTCAGCAGATTCCCGAACAGAACTACTATTGGGCATTTAATCCGATTCCTACCGTCAATACGCCTTCAGCTTCTTTGGGTGGCAAACGCTCTTTCTTTGGTAATTTTAATTATACGTATGCAGGTAAATATACCTTAGAAGGAACAGCCCGTTTGGATGCCTCTTCCAACTTTGCTGTAGAAAACATCTGGGGTTTTTTCCCGAGACTTGGTGCAGGTTGGGTAGTAAGCCAGGAGACCTTCTTTAAGGATCATGCACCGTCCTTTATCAGTTACCTGAAATTACGCGCTAATATCGGTTTAACAGGTGACGACCGTGTAGGTGCTACCTATTGGAGGGAACGTTACAAAATTAATGTTGGCTCATATTTATATAACAATACCAGTATGGCCGGCCTGAGGCCTGATGTATACCCTAATCCAGACATTACCTGGGAACGTAATCGTACTTTCAACTTTGGTGTGGATTTAAGCCTGTTTAACAATAAACTGAACCTTGGTTTTGAGACCTTTCAAACCAAGAACTTCGAAGTGTTTGATAAGGGTAATGACCAAAACTTCCCGATGTACGCAGGGTTTGCTGCGCCGGTTGTTAACTATCGTACCATCTATCGCTGGGGAACGGAGTTTTCTATAGGTTACAATGCCAATCTGGCTAAAGATCTCAGGTTTAGAGCAAGTACCAATTTTGGTTTTGGCAGGTCTATCCTGGCGAAAATGTTCTATAACCGTTTTCAATTATGGGAAGATCCTTATACAGAGGACTGGGGCAATTTAGCTCAATTTGGAACAGATCCTACTATTTACAATGGAGGAAACTATGGTATGATCGTAGAAGGTATGTTCCGCAGCCAGCAGGAAGTAGATGAGTTTATGTCTGCTCACCCTGGGTATACCATGTTTGGCGCAATTCCGGAGGCAGGTTGGCTTAAATATAAAGATATCGATGGCAATGGCATTGTTACAGATCGCGATTTAACGCTGATGTTTAAAAAGGGTACTGATCCTGCACTATCTACCGGGCTTCAACTAGGGCTTACTTATAAATCTTTTGATTGGAGAGTAAATATTGGTGCCCGTATAGGTGGAAAGGTATTTTATGATACTAAAGCCAGAAGGAGTATTGCTACTCCAACAAAAAATATTGCCAATTTTTGGAATGATACCTGGTCGGTAGAGAATCCCGACGCTCAATTTCCCCGTTTTGATGATCCGGGAATATCTATGGAGTCTGATTTTTGGGCGGTAGATGGTACGACCATACGCGTAAATGATATGACTTTAAGTTATGCAGCGCCAAAGCAAGTCGTAAATAGAGTTGGGTTAAGCAGCGCCCGGTTCCTGATTTCGGCTAACAATCTATGGCTGATTAAAAATCCGTTGAAATATAAAGATCCGGAGAACTCATATATCTACGATTATCCTACGCTCAGAACTATTTCTGTTGGGTTGAATCTCGGACTTTAA
- a CDS encoding sialidase family protein: MKRILRGLFIIATLTAGSSSSANNRFVLEEPQPPKHRAGIVLEEFIYTKADFPSCHSATILELSNGDLLCTFFGGTYERHPDVEIRLSRKKPGGSWSAPVSVANGIQPVGERMPTWNPVLFQPKGGDIMLFYKVGPNPRDWWGEVKTSKDNGHTWSEAKKLEGKIVGPIKNKPVQLNDGTILSGSSTEKNGWIPHVERSTDGGKSWTYIGPLTDPKKVGAIQPTILTYPDGRLQMLARTRYNDNGYIAEGWSKDKGLTWSEMKPLGLPNNNSGLDAVTLKDGRQLLIYNHATRNEPKMGHKGRGVINLAVSKDGKNWDAALVLDYIDGKEKQYSYPSIIQTSDGLVHIVYTWHRERIKHVVVDPDKLVTYPIKNGKWPSDKIPLVVSTEK, from the coding sequence ATGAAAAGGATTCTTAGAGGACTATTTATAATTGCTACTTTAACTGCTGGCTCCAGCAGTTCGGCCAACAATAGGTTCGTACTTGAAGAACCGCAACCGCCTAAGCATCGTGCCGGCATTGTTTTAGAAGAATTTATTTATACAAAAGCCGACTTTCCCTCCTGTCATTCGGCTACTATATTAGAACTATCAAATGGCGATCTGCTTTGCACTTTTTTCGGAGGAACTTATGAGCGGCATCCCGATGTAGAAATCCGGTTATCCCGTAAAAAGCCCGGAGGTTCCTGGTCTGCACCTGTTAGCGTGGCAAACGGCATACAACCAGTGGGTGAGCGCATGCCTACCTGGAATCCGGTACTTTTTCAACCCAAAGGCGGTGATATCATGTTGTTTTATAAAGTTGGACCTAATCCGCGCGATTGGTGGGGAGAAGTGAAGACTTCCAAAGACAATGGTCATACCTGGAGTGAAGCAAAAAAGCTGGAAGGCAAAATTGTAGGTCCAATAAAGAATAAACCGGTACAATTAAATGACGGAACCATTTTGTCCGGATCAAGCACTGAAAAGAACGGCTGGATTCCTCACGTGGAGCGTAGTACCGATGGAGGGAAGAGCTGGACTTATATCGGGCCTTTAACAGACCCCAAGAAGGTAGGAGCCATACAACCCACTATTCTTACGTATCCTGATGGCCGTTTGCAAATGCTGGCGCGCACCAGGTATAATGATAATGGATATATTGCCGAAGGCTGGTCAAAAGACAAAGGACTGACCTGGTCTGAAATGAAGCCACTGGGATTGCCCAATAATAATTCGGGGTTGGATGCGGTGACTTTAAAAGATGGGCGTCAATTACTGATTTATAATCATGCAACCCGCAACGAACCTAAGATGGGACATAAGGGCAGGGGTGTCATCAACCTGGCTGTAAGTAAGGATGGGAAAAACTGGGATGCGGCTTTGGTATTGGATTATATTGATGGTAAGGAAAAACAATATTCTTATCCTTCTATTATTCAAACTTCCGACGGCTTGGTACACATTGTTTATACCTGGCACCGGGAAAGAATCAAACATGTTGTTGTGGATCCCGATAAACTGGTGACTTATCCTATTAAAAACGGCAAGTGGCCTTCGGATAAGATACCACTTGTTGTGAGCACTGAAAAATAG
- a CDS encoding hybrid sensor histidine kinase/response regulator transcription factor gives MQTCVVFAQVKYKTEYFTSEDGLSHRMVSTMLKDDDGFMWFGTWNGINRFDGKNFKSFKTSALGSQRIHNDRVRQVVDDHKGFLWIITYDKYLYCFDKHKEIFLPVSDIINKAAGKIVQVHGISAITGDRIWLITVNGGALCLPLRGITPGSIIRYSADSPKANRLDSNHIFFIHKDEEDNVWISNTGGISRFKRAGSGIYRREEPVQIGEGRRNFTKASENAHYIYFTSHNGAVGVYVKKKNKLYLTAFPRETIESVHCSKFSGLVYMTTASGKLITAEYRENGLSYVKKQSSYRMGNMFEDSNGNLWIEAVDKGVLLLKKGLDGFKFYASGIAGKRNVSNRFTALQDFNKTVWITYSNGELVYYNERDDEMVAALPLEGSSNKLFNSVYRIFYDSGVLWVGSEFRGVTKLIIQRNIFQLENISETAHFPDLEVRAVYFDKQNRRWASTQGGQLTVHQNGTNKLLRFNNKPLSEYSIVAYAIMEDSRGNIWIGTKNDGLYKAIPTDLERNSYQLQHYPTVANEKKGFRIYSILEDRLHNIWIGSYDAGLIRVNDDQGVCRFYRVPVSLPKYPANTFEQVRHLSMDRNGMVWAATTGGLLTLQSADRHGSGRYKVRIYRKQVQANKGLPDNDVLYLIPTVESKMWITTAGGGISLATKTAGGGLSFESWGTRQGLANDYVLNGVEDKWGNIWLATEGGLSCLHSKNKHIVNYDSYDGLPSIGFSEGACSKDVQGNLVWGTSQGLMTFNPANLQRVLKPSGMLLTSLQVNNVEITPGGENKVADSDINYINALTLQHNQNTIAINYVIPDYRRNVHEYSFRLTGFNNNWSRDVSGRAVFTNLSPGKYTFEVKGDGEDYNKSTYRKLSIIIKPPFWGTWWAYCIYGIFAIVIIELIRRTVTTMIRLRNKVVIEQQLSEMKLNFFTNISHELRTPLTLIVNPLEQLSKKEKLSPQGQGYLSVISKNANRMVHFINQLLDFRKVQSGKLTLHASGMDIVQLAYGIAAHFEAEQSEKEIDFQITSVRPNIMVYIDSEKIATVIYNLLANAFKFTPPGKAILLNIASEQENITVTVEDQGPGISKDQLKNIFKLFHSGTYSDNRQMKGVGIGLALAKELVELHGGHIEAFNNRHGGLTVQFAVPDKNITGFGVPANDRQPDPSTLNMVMSAEPDLEAGQGTGEKRLLPQVLLVEDNEELRVFLAQQLKEYYHVTTATNGVEGYHTAQKLQPDLIISDVMMPEMDGIEMLDRLKNSITTSHIPVVLLTARSSVESQIEGIQYGADFYITKPFNSNLLFASVNSLLKQRARLFGLLEGRSRISLTPEMATSQPVNENVETEPVARMEKPVVTEKDEQFLEEVIKVVEDKMGDYNFNIELVAGSMNMGRTTFYKKFKSLTGITPVEFVKDRRLDKAKTYLDAGAVNISEAAYNSGFNNPKYFSTCFKERFGVSPTDYLKNRK, from the coding sequence ATGCAGACATGCGTCGTCTTTGCGCAGGTAAAATATAAAACCGAATATTTTACTTCAGAAGATGGCCTTTCGCACCGGATGGTATCCACCATGCTTAAAGATGACGATGGTTTTATGTGGTTCGGGACCTGGAACGGTATTAACCGTTTTGATGGTAAAAACTTTAAGTCTTTCAAAACTTCTGCATTAGGCAGCCAGCGAATTCATAATGACAGGGTGCGGCAGGTTGTAGACGATCACAAAGGTTTTTTATGGATCATTACCTACGATAAATACCTGTACTGTTTTGATAAGCATAAAGAAATTTTCCTCCCGGTAAGTGATATTATTAACAAAGCAGCTGGGAAAATTGTACAGGTGCACGGTATTTCTGCTATCACAGGTGACCGGATATGGCTGATAACGGTAAACGGAGGCGCACTCTGTTTACCGCTGCGAGGTATAACGCCCGGTAGTATCATAAGATACAGTGCCGATTCACCAAAAGCAAACAGGTTGGATTCTAATCATATTTTCTTCATTCATAAAGATGAGGAAGACAATGTCTGGATCAGTAATACAGGAGGTATTTCCAGGTTTAAACGGGCTGGCTCCGGGATTTATAGGAGAGAAGAACCTGTTCAGATAGGCGAAGGACGCAGAAATTTTACAAAGGCCTCAGAAAATGCACACTATATTTATTTTACCTCTCATAATGGCGCAGTGGGCGTGTATGTAAAAAAGAAGAACAAGCTTTACCTTACCGCCTTCCCCCGGGAAACGATAGAGTCAGTGCATTGCTCAAAATTCTCAGGCCTGGTTTATATGACTACAGCGTCAGGTAAACTGATTACCGCTGAATACAGGGAAAACGGACTGAGCTATGTTAAGAAGCAATCTTCCTATAGAATGGGAAATATGTTTGAAGATTCAAACGGGAATTTGTGGATAGAGGCAGTAGATAAAGGAGTATTACTGTTGAAGAAGGGACTTGACGGCTTTAAATTTTATGCTTCGGGTATAGCCGGTAAACGCAATGTTAGTAACCGGTTTACAGCATTACAGGATTTTAATAAAACGGTATGGATCACCTACTCCAACGGAGAACTGGTTTATTATAATGAGCGGGATGACGAGATGGTGGCTGCTTTACCCCTGGAAGGTTCTTCCAATAAATTGTTCAATTCGGTGTATCGTATTTTCTACGATAGCGGCGTGTTGTGGGTGGGTTCCGAATTCAGAGGTGTTACCAAGCTGATCATACAGAGAAATATATTCCAGCTGGAGAATATAAGCGAGACGGCTCACTTTCCTGATCTTGAAGTGAGAGCCGTATATTTCGATAAACAAAACAGGAGGTGGGCATCGACACAGGGAGGACAGCTGACCGTTCATCAAAATGGGACAAATAAGTTGCTCAGGTTTAATAACAAACCGTTGAGCGAATACTCAATAGTTGCTTACGCCATCATGGAGGATAGCAGGGGAAATATATGGATCGGTACAAAGAATGATGGCCTTTATAAAGCAATACCAACCGACCTGGAACGCAATTCTTACCAATTGCAACACTATCCAACCGTTGCTAATGAGAAGAAAGGTTTTCGTATTTACTCCATACTGGAGGACCGGTTACACAATATCTGGATCGGTTCTTATGATGCAGGTTTAATTCGCGTAAATGACGACCAGGGTGTCTGTCGTTTTTACCGGGTTCCGGTAAGCCTCCCTAAATATCCTGCGAATACTTTTGAGCAGGTCCGGCATTTGTCTATGGACCGTAACGGTATGGTCTGGGCAGCAACTACAGGAGGGCTACTTACTTTACAATCAGCTGACCGGCACGGCTCGGGCCGCTACAAAGTAAGGATATACAGGAAACAGGTGCAGGCAAATAAAGGCCTGCCGGATAATGATGTGCTGTACCTGATCCCGACTGTTGAAAGTAAGATGTGGATCACCACTGCAGGAGGCGGAATTTCACTGGCTACCAAAACCGCCGGTGGTGGCTTGTCTTTTGAGTCGTGGGGTACGCGGCAGGGATTGGCAAACGATTATGTGCTCAACGGGGTGGAAGACAAATGGGGTAATATTTGGTTAGCTACGGAAGGGGGACTTTCGTGCCTGCACTCAAAAAACAAGCACATTGTTAATTACGATTCCTACGATGGCTTACCCTCCATTGGATTTTCTGAAGGCGCCTGCTCTAAGGATGTGCAGGGTAATCTGGTATGGGGCACTTCGCAGGGACTAATGACATTTAATCCCGCTAATTTGCAAAGAGTTCTCAAGCCTTCAGGCATGTTGCTTACTTCGCTGCAGGTTAACAATGTAGAAATAACCCCGGGAGGAGAAAATAAAGTGGCCGACAGTGATATTAATTATATAAATGCATTAACACTTCAGCATAACCAGAATACTATAGCGATCAATTATGTGATACCCGACTACAGGCGGAATGTACATGAATATAGTTTCCGGCTGACCGGGTTTAATAATAACTGGAGCCGGGATGTGTCAGGCAGGGCGGTTTTTACCAACCTTTCTCCGGGCAAGTATACATTCGAGGTAAAAGGGGATGGAGAAGATTACAATAAGAGCACATATAGAAAACTTTCTATTATTATAAAGCCGCCTTTCTGGGGTACCTGGTGGGCTTACTGTATTTATGGGATATTCGCCATTGTCATTATCGAACTCATACGCCGCACTGTTACCACCATGATAAGGTTAAGAAACAAGGTGGTTATCGAACAGCAGCTATCAGAAATGAAGCTGAATTTCTTTACTAATATTTCTCATGAGCTTCGTACACCCCTTACCCTTATTGTTAATCCTTTGGAGCAATTATCTAAAAAAGAAAAGCTTTCTCCGCAAGGACAAGGCTATTTATCCGTGATCAGCAAAAATGCTAACCGGATGGTGCATTTTATAAATCAGCTATTGGACTTCAGGAAAGTACAGTCGGGTAAACTAACGCTTCATGCTTCAGGCATGGACATCGTTCAACTGGCTTATGGTATCGCCGCACATTTCGAAGCAGAGCAATCAGAGAAAGAAATTGATTTTCAAATAACAAGTGTTAGGCCCAACATCATGGTTTATATCGATAGTGAAAAGATTGCTACGGTGATCTACAATCTTTTGGCCAATGCTTTTAAATTTACCCCTCCGGGTAAAGCTATCCTGCTGAATATTGCTTCAGAGCAGGAAAACATTACTGTAACTGTGGAAGATCAGGGGCCAGGTATAAGCAAAGACCAGTTGAAGAATATATTCAAACTTTTTCATAGTGGAACCTACAGCGATAACCGGCAAATGAAGGGAGTTGGAATTGGACTGGCCCTGGCTAAAGAACTGGTAGAATTGCACGGTGGTCATATTGAAGCCTTTAATAACCGGCATGGGGGTCTTACCGTGCAGTTTGCCGTTCCTGATAAAAATATCACAGGTTTTGGAGTTCCGGCCAACGATAGACAACCTGATCCATCTACATTGAATATGGTAATGTCTGCAGAGCCGGATCTTGAAGCCGGGCAGGGGACAGGTGAGAAGCGCCTGTTGCCACAGGTATTATTGGTAGAAGATAATGAGGAGTTGCGGGTGTTTTTAGCACAACAACTGAAAGAATATTATCATGTAACCACAGCCACCAACGGGGTGGAAGGGTATCATACTGCGCAAAAACTGCAACCCGACCTGATCATCAGCGACGTAATGATGCCGGAAATGGATGGTATTGAGATGCTGGACCGGTTGAAGAATAGTATAACTACCAGCCATATTCCTGTTGTACTTTTAACCGCAAGATCATCTGTAGAAAGCCAGATTGAGGGAATACAATACGGAGCTGATTTTTACATCACCAAACCGTTCAACAGCAATTTGCTTTTTGCCTCTGTTAATAGCTTATTAAAGCAAAGAGCCCGGTTGTTTGGTTTGCTGGAAGGTCGCAGCCGTATATCATTAACTCCCGAAATGGCAACCAGCCAACCAGTTAATGAGAACGTAGAAACTGAACCTGTAGCCCGAATGGAAAAACCGGTTGTAACGGAAAAGGATGAGCAGTTTCTGGAAGAAGTGATTAAAGTGGTAGAAGATAAAATGGGGGATTACAACTTTAATATAGAATTAGTAGCCGGATCTATGAATATGGGACGAACCACATTTTATAAAAAGTTTAAAAGCCTGACAGGCATCACACCGGTTGAGTTTGTGAAAGACCGGCGTTTAGATAAAGCCAAAACCTATCTGGATGCCGGCGCCGTTAACATATCTGAGGCCGCTTATAACAGTGGTTTCAACAACCCTAAATATTTCAGCACCTGTTTTAAAGAGCGTTTTGGCGTATCACCAACCGACTACTTGAAAAATAGAAAATAA